Sequence from the Candidatus Palauibacter scopulicola genome:
GATGTCCAGGGCCTCGACATCCGATAGTTTGAAGTCATCCGGCTGCTTGACCCCGTCAATGATGATCAGCGGCGGGACCGAGCGACATTCCGTACTGATCGAGGTGGGCCCGCGCAGCACGATCGACTCGGCCTCTCCCGGTGGATCCCCCGGCGGCGCCGACCGGACCGCCGACTCCTTGCCGTCCTCGAGGGGCGGTGTATCCGTCGCCGGTGTGGGGACCTCTTCGGTGAGAGCCGGTTCGGCCTCGAGCGGTTCTGCCGGAGGCTGTTCTACGGGAGTCCGTTCGACGGGGACGGAGAGCCGGGAGGGTTCTTCGACCCCGAAATCCGGCGCGAAAGGCGACTCCGAGCTGTCGCACCCGACGCTCGCCAGAACGCTCGCCAGCAGCATGGCGGTGGCCGCCGAGTTCCCACGTTCGAATCTGCTCTGACCGAACAGCATGATCGCTTCTTCCTGTGCGCCGTTCCTCCGACGTCTCACGTCCTAAACGTCCGGCATTGGCGTGCTGCGACAGTTCGGTGGCCTCCACGGGCCGCTTTTCGGCTTGCGCGCCGCCGATCCGGGATCGAACCGTACGTACTACCATCGCGGCGAAAGAATTGCGATTCCGATCACGGAAACGTTGCAAATCGGATCGCGGTACCGTTGCAATGCCGTGTACGCAGTTGCCGCGGTTCGCGCGGCGGGTGACGATGGCTACGCACCATCGACATGGAGGACGACTCATGAAGAGACCTGGCGGCGTCATTCGAAGCGCTCTGACCGCCATTTCGGCGCTGATCCTTCTGGCCACCGCGGCGGAAGCCCTGCAGCCGATGCAGATGGTCGGGGCTCCCGACCGCGGCCCGGACGAGGGCGAAGGACCGTACGACCGCCTCATCATCCGCGGCGCCACCGTGATCGACGGCACGGGCGCACCGCCCATCGGTCCGATGGACATCGTCATCGAGGGGAACCGGATCGTCGATGTCGTCGGCGTCGGCGTCCCGCAGCGCCCCATCGACGAGGCGCGCCGCCCCGGCCTCACCGTCGAGGGCAATCCCGACGCCGTCGTGCACGAGATCGACGCCACCGGCATGTACGTCCTGCCGGGCTTCGTGGACCTCCACCTGCACACCGGCGGCGTCCCCAAGGCGCCCGAGGCGGAGTACACCTACAAGCTGTGGATGGCGCACGGCATCACGACCGGCCGCGGCGTCGCCTTCGGCCCCCACGACTGGTCGATCCGGGAGAAGGCGCGGAGCGCGGCGAACGAGATCGTGGCGCCGCGCATGTGGGTCTATCCCTTCACGGGCGCGGGCGGAGAGGGATGGAGCGGCCGCCTGATCGACACCCCGGAGGACGCGCGGGACTGGGCCCGGTACGTGAAGGAGTCGGGCGCCGACGGGCTCAAGCTCAACTCGTTCCGCCCGGACATCATGGAGGCGCTGCTGGACGAGGCCGCCCAACTCGGCCTCGGGAGCACGGCCCATCTCGGCCAGATGGGCGTCGCG
This genomic interval carries:
- a CDS encoding TonB-dependent receptor plug domain-containing protein, with protein sequence MRRRRNGAQEEAIMLFGQSRFERGNSAATAMLLASVLASVGCDSSESPFAPDFGVEEPSRLSVPVERTPVEQPPAEPLEAEPALTEEVPTPATDTPPLEDGKESAVRSAPPGDPPGEAESIVLRGPTSISTECRSVPPLIIIDGVKQPDDFKLSDVEALDIDHVEVVKGRAAVLLYGPRARGGAIDIQTKRGTQATVLSGPKPR